The Nitrospira sp. sequence TGAGTTCCGCCAAGCGCGTGAGTACCGGCGGACGGCTGAGCACGTCACAGGCTCGGGCGACCTATGTGCGGCAGAAATTACAAGCCATGGTCCGCCGGGCCCCGCAAGTGGTGGTGAAACTCGTCAGGGCGCCGAAAGGGATGAAGGGGATCTCGAACAACCTCACGTACGTTTCGCGGGATGGCTTCCTCGAGATCGAGGATCAGGACGGTCAGGTGATTCAGGGGAAAGACGCCGTGGCCGATCTAAAAGCCGAATGGCGCGATGGCGGGATGCCGATCGCGGCGGACTCGACCATGCGTGATGCCTTTCATCTCGTCCTCTCCATGCCGACACGCACCGACCCACTATCGGTCCAACGGGCTGCCCGTGACTTCGCGAAACGGGAGTTTTCAGGGTTTCAGTACGTGATGGTGCTCCATACGTTCGAAACCGATCCGGATCCGCATCCTTCTCCGCATCCACATGTCCACCTGACGGTCAAAGCGGCGGGCCTCGATGGGATGCGTTTGAATCCAAGAAAGGCCGATCTGCAACGCTGGCGGGAGGGGTTTGCGGAGGCCTTACGGGAGCATGGCATTGAGGCCACTACCACGAGCCGGATTCACCGCACGACGCATGAACGTTGGACCGTGCGGCATCTGCCTGAACCGAGCAGCAAAGGGCAGACGCTGGAGAGGTTGAAACGCTTCACGCGCCGACATGGTCGAGCCCAGGAGGTCATGCGGAATTATGAGCAGGTGATGCGGACGTTAGCCC is a genomic window containing:
- a CDS encoding relaxase/mobilization nuclease domain-containing protein translates to MSSTGSQIDQKLDEWGSWLFNVSTETLPRPRSSRSVRLSSAKRVSTGGRLSTSQARATYVRQKLQAMVRRAPQVVVKLVRAPKGMKGISNNLTYVSRDGFLEIEDQDGQVIQGKDAVADLKAEWRDGGMPIAADSTMRDAFHLVLSMPTRTDPLSVQRAARDFAKREFSGFQYVMVLHTFETDPDPHPSPHPHVHLTVKAAGLDGMRLNPRKADLQRWREGFAEALREHGIEATTTSRIHRTTHERWTVRHLPEPSSKGQTLERLKRFTRRHGRAQEVMRNYEQVMRTLARSDRGEDRQLAADLGRYLGGPARTPESERDRRKDRER